In a genomic window of Agarivorans albus:
- a CDS encoding potassium channel family protein, which translates to MKTHINAFDLVMLFLSLIAIVIVSSLFFYPADSQLKALLINLDTLICVVFIVHFIVSAARSKSPLAYCKHHWIDLLASIPMVEALRLLRFFHAIKLIKALSEQRHLLASLKHRRVESAAATVLFCLLVIILLGSIGILLAEQDQAGSQISSAGEALWWAIVTISTVGYGDFVPVTDAGRIIAGVMILTGVGFFGAISGLMSTFLLRGKSNSEHQIQQLLVEQQKEHQQLKQQLSNIQQQLSELQKKSH; encoded by the coding sequence ATGAAAACGCACATCAATGCCTTCGACTTAGTGATGCTGTTTCTGTCGCTAATAGCCATTGTGATTGTTAGCAGCTTGTTCTTTTACCCTGCAGATTCTCAACTTAAAGCCTTACTGATCAACCTAGATACGCTTATTTGCGTTGTATTTATTGTGCACTTTATTGTGAGCGCCGCTCGCAGCAAATCTCCACTTGCTTATTGCAAACATCATTGGATAGACCTACTCGCGAGTATTCCTATGGTGGAGGCGCTGCGCTTATTACGTTTTTTCCATGCGATAAAACTGATTAAAGCTTTAAGTGAGCAGCGCCACCTGCTGGCTAGCTTAAAACATCGTCGAGTAGAATCCGCCGCGGCAACCGTTTTGTTCTGCTTGCTGGTGATAATCCTGCTGGGTTCTATTGGCATACTGTTGGCCGAGCAAGACCAAGCAGGCAGCCAAATAAGCAGCGCAGGTGAAGCCTTGTGGTGGGCAATAGTGACAATATCTACCGTGGGTTATGGTGATTTTGTGCCGGTTACAGATGCTGGACGCATTATTGCTGGAGTGATGATTTTAACCGGCGTTGGCTTTTTTGGTGCGATATCAGGTTTGATGTCTACTTTTTTACTTCGTGGAAAATCTAATTCAGAGCATCAAATTCAGCAGTTGCTCGTAGAGCAACAAAAAGAACATCAGCAACTAAAACAACAATTGAGCAATATTCAGCAGCAGTTGAGTGAACTACAAAAGAAGTCTCATTGA
- a CDS encoding YdcF family protein, with amino-acid sequence MDGFALKKLLTVLAMPSTSLWLLLLLALFFGLRGHKLLARSCAVISLLLMFCLSLYPVSGALLYHWEKQYNGLHSLPPDTQIIVVLGCLHYQDENQPLSSQVLPCGAVKVVEAVRLWRQQPQVKILLSGGDNEGSGVQHADMLAKLALSLGVPESRLIRSYQLKDTAEEAANIAKLYSNTQLTLVTQASHMPRAMRLFAMQGLYPTAAPTYYQVKNWHAGFTWQSFIPRLSHIGKADTAAYEALAHAWLKLRGS; translated from the coding sequence GTGGACGGTTTCGCCTTAAAAAAACTACTCACCGTGTTGGCTATGCCTAGTACTTCACTATGGCTGCTGTTGTTGTTAGCCCTCTTTTTTGGACTGCGCGGTCATAAGCTACTAGCCCGCAGCTGCGCCGTAATTAGTTTGTTGCTGATGTTTTGTTTAAGCCTATACCCGGTAAGTGGCGCACTTCTTTATCATTGGGAAAAGCAATACAACGGTTTACATTCTCTACCGCCAGATACGCAAATAATTGTGGTATTGGGCTGTTTGCATTATCAAGATGAAAACCAGCCGTTATCTAGTCAGGTGCTACCTTGTGGCGCAGTTAAAGTTGTGGAAGCGGTTCGTTTATGGCGCCAGCAACCGCAAGTGAAGATATTATTATCGGGGGGTGATAATGAAGGCAGTGGAGTACAGCATGCCGATATGCTTGCCAAATTGGCCTTGTCTTTAGGGGTGCCTGAGTCTCGATTAATTCGTAGCTATCAGCTTAAAGACACTGCTGAAGAAGCTGCCAACATTGCCAAGCTTTACTCGAATACTCAGTTAACCTTAGTCACTCAAGCTTCTCATATGCCAAGAGCGATGCGCCTATTTGCCATGCAGGGGCTTTATCCTACTGCAGCACCTACTTATTATCAGGTGAAAAACTGGCATGCAGGCTTTACCTGGCAAAGCTTTATTCCGCGGCTTAGCCATATAGGCAAAGCAGATACCGCGGCATACGAAGCGCTAGCCCATGCTTGGCTTAAGCTGCGAGGTAGTTAA
- a CDS encoding CYTH domain-containing protein has translation MNNEIEIKLLATPQCASVLLARLNQYSVLQTEVKTLTSVYFDTDDRQLMRWGMGLRIRSGDGDNVQTIKTDGLSVGGLHQRPEYNCVLQSNQPQLALFEEVEWPAGAELSSLNNQLSPLFTTTFDRQTWLVDLPNDTLIEVAFDQGSLTAGSEHEAICEIELEFVKGDISQLFELASDIASIEGLRLANISKAQRGYMLATAHVQQVKTLSAVKLSDADSTSECLNRIFAGALEHWQYHEQLFVEQRSFAALEQVSLAVQMLFQACKMFSERDLVECAWLKELRWLRQQFAWLTQAASLNKLTAERGALIKKLPQQRSLLKTLQQRQHDLPQPDDVYQLMHSARYCSLMLKITRWLYQAKWQHSQALQKENIQHLAKAMLQTSWDYLQQSPLAEPQLDCNAYMKQATKLRRNLLVGMCVGELFDQELRQEFRLPWVDILSGIEELSLFKPMRELLPELDAELQQAIEKWVQRKEQSLLDALEFSRQQALQQAVYW, from the coding sequence ATGAACAATGAAATTGAAATCAAGCTCTTAGCTACACCTCAATGCGCGTCGGTGTTATTGGCTCGGCTCAATCAGTATAGTGTGCTGCAAACCGAAGTGAAAACCCTCACCAGTGTTTATTTTGATACTGATGACCGCCAACTGATGCGTTGGGGCATGGGCTTACGTATTCGCAGTGGCGATGGCGACAATGTTCAAACCATTAAAACCGATGGTTTAAGTGTAGGCGGTTTACACCAGCGTCCCGAATACAATTGTGTGCTTCAATCTAACCAACCGCAATTAGCCTTGTTTGAAGAAGTTGAATGGCCAGCCGGCGCCGAACTTTCCAGTCTTAATAATCAGCTAAGCCCTTTATTTACTACCACCTTTGATAGACAAACTTGGTTGGTTGATTTGCCTAACGATACCTTAATTGAAGTAGCTTTCGATCAAGGTTCGCTTACCGCAGGAAGCGAGCACGAAGCCATATGCGAAATTGAGCTGGAGTTTGTGAAAGGCGACATTAGCCAGCTTTTCGAACTCGCCAGCGACATTGCTTCAATAGAAGGTTTACGCTTAGCAAACATTAGCAAAGCTCAGCGTGGATATATGCTGGCTACCGCTCATGTACAACAAGTTAAAACCCTAAGCGCAGTTAAACTTAGTGATGCTGATAGTACTAGTGAATGCTTAAATCGAATTTTTGCTGGTGCACTCGAACATTGGCAGTACCACGAACAGCTATTTGTTGAGCAGCGAAGTTTTGCCGCTTTGGAGCAAGTCTCTCTAGCGGTGCAAATGTTGTTTCAAGCCTGCAAAATGTTTAGTGAGCGCGATTTAGTAGAATGCGCTTGGCTTAAGGAATTACGTTGGCTGCGCCAACAGTTTGCGTGGTTAACCCAAGCTGCCAGTTTAAATAAACTGACTGCTGAACGGGGCGCATTGATTAAGAAGTTACCTCAGCAACGCTCTTTATTGAAAACCCTGCAACAGCGTCAGCATGATTTGCCGCAACCTGATGATGTTTATCAACTAATGCATAGCGCCCGCTATTGTAGTTTGATGTTAAAAATAACCCGTTGGCTTTATCAAGCTAAATGGCAGCACAGCCAAGCTCTACAGAAAGAGAATATTCAGCATTTAGCCAAAGCAATGTTGCAAACTAGTTGGGATTACTTGCAACAATCGCCTTTGGCTGAACCTCAGCTTGATTGTAATGCCTATATGAAACAAGCCACTAAATTGCGACGTAACCTGCTGGTGGGCATGTGTGTGGGTGAGTTATTTGACCAAGAGCTGCGCCAAGAATTCCGCTTGCCTTGGGTAGATATTCTATCGGGCATTGAAGAACTGAGTTTGTTTAAGCCAATGCGAGAACTATTGCCAGAGCTGGATGCTGAGTTACAGCAAGCCATTGAAAAGTGGGTGCAGCGTAAAGAGCAATCCTTACTAGATGCCTTAGAGTTTTCTCGCCAGCAAGCGCTGCAACAAGCGGTGTATTGGTAA
- a CDS encoding TIGR00153 family protein, whose product MSGNTILGLFAKSPIKPLEEHINVVHECCEGLVPFFEAVLNKDWKTAAKRRRDISNLEKEADRMKREIRLNLPGGIFMPVERSDVLELLTHQDRIANKAKDISGRMLGRKMELPPKLAEMFMTYLARCLDATGKAKEVINELEDLLETGFKGREVDLVKKMVHELDIIEDDTDAQQIKIRRKLQKLEKKLDPIDAMFLYFIIEAIGELADQAQRVGARLELMIYR is encoded by the coding sequence ATGTCCGGAAATACAATTCTAGGTTTGTTCGCTAAATCGCCGATTAAACCTCTAGAAGAGCATATCAATGTAGTACACGAATGCTGTGAAGGTCTTGTACCTTTTTTTGAAGCAGTACTTAATAAAGATTGGAAAACTGCGGCAAAACGTCGTAGAGACATTTCAAACTTAGAAAAAGAAGCTGATCGCATGAAGCGTGAAATTCGCCTGAATCTACCCGGTGGTATTTTCATGCCAGTTGAACGTTCAGACGTACTCGAGCTGCTTACTCACCAAGATCGAATTGCCAATAAAGCAAAAGACATTTCAGGTCGCATGTTAGGCCGAAAGATGGAGTTACCACCTAAACTTGCTGAAATGTTCATGACTTACTTAGCACGTTGTTTAGATGCAACCGGTAAAGCTAAAGAAGTGATCAACGAACTGGAAGATCTACTAGAAACAGGCTTTAAAGGCCGTGAAGTAGACCTAGTGAAAAAAATGGTACACGAACTCGATATCATCGAAGACGATACCGACGCACAGCAAATCAAAATTCGTCGAAAATTACAAAAGCTAGAGAAGAAACTAGATCCTATCGACGCAATGTTCCTATATTTCATCATTGAAGCTATCGGCGAATTAGCCGACCAAGCGCAGCGCGTTGGTGCTCGCTTAGAACTGATGATCTATCGCTAA
- a CDS encoding inorganic phosphate transporter: MEILATYGTTLIIIAAVFGFVMAWGIGANDVANAMGTSVGSNAITIKQAIIIAMIFEFAGAYLAGGAVTNTVRKGIIDSGAFVNTPELLVFGMIAALLAAGTWLLIASYNGWPVSTTHSIIGAIVGFAAVGVGTEAVEWAKVGGIVGSWIITPAISGVFAYLIFVSAQKLIFEHDNPLEAAKRYVPGYMFLAGFMMALVTIKKGLKHIGLELSSVEGYVWAVAVGVLVAIVGKVIISRLKIDPKADRQMHYTNVEKVFAVLMVITACCMAFAHGSNDVANAIGPLAAVVSVVNNNGEIAAKASLAWWILPLGGLGIVAGLALFGHRVIATIGKGITHLTPSRGFAAELAAATTVVVASGTGLPISTTQTLVGAVLGVGMARGIAALNLGVVRSIVVSWVVTLPAGAALSIVFYYIMLAIFN; the protein is encoded by the coding sequence ATGGAAATTCTTGCAACTTACGGCACTACGCTGATTATTATTGCGGCCGTTTTTGGCTTTGTTATGGCGTGGGGTATTGGTGCCAACGACGTAGCCAACGCTATGGGTACATCGGTAGGCTCTAACGCTATTACCATTAAACAAGCGATTATTATCGCGATGATCTTTGAATTTGCCGGTGCTTATTTGGCCGGTGGTGCGGTAACCAATACCGTACGTAAAGGCATCATTGATTCTGGTGCGTTTGTTAACACTCCCGAGCTATTAGTATTCGGTATGATTGCCGCGCTGCTTGCTGCTGGTACGTGGCTATTAATTGCCTCTTACAACGGCTGGCCGGTATCAACCACTCACTCTATTATTGGTGCCATTGTTGGTTTCGCCGCAGTAGGTGTAGGCACAGAAGCTGTAGAATGGGCCAAAGTGGGCGGCATTGTAGGTAGCTGGATTATCACTCCGGCGATCTCGGGTGTATTTGCTTACTTAATCTTTGTGAGCGCCCAGAAGCTTATTTTTGAACATGATAACCCACTAGAAGCCGCTAAGCGCTACGTGCCAGGTTACATGTTCTTAGCAGGCTTTATGATGGCGCTAGTAACCATCAAAAAGGGCCTCAAGCACATTGGTTTAGAGCTAAGCAGTGTTGAAGGTTACGTTTGGGCAGTAGCCGTTGGCGTATTGGTTGCTATTGTAGGTAAGGTGATTATTAGCCGCCTAAAAATCGATCCTAAAGCTGACCGTCAAATGCACTACACCAACGTAGAAAAAGTATTTGCAGTACTAATGGTAATTACCGCTTGTTGTATGGCTTTTGCTCACGGTTCAAACGACGTAGCAAATGCTATCGGTCCATTGGCGGCAGTAGTTAGCGTAGTAAACAACAACGGTGAAATTGCCGCTAAAGCCTCACTAGCATGGTGGATTTTACCACTAGGTGGTTTAGGTATTGTGGCCGGTTTAGCCCTGTTTGGTCATCGCGTAATTGCCACTATTGGTAAAGGTATTACCCACCTTACACCTAGCCGTGGTTTTGCTGCTGAACTCGCTGCTGCAACAACAGTAGTAGTAGCCTCGGGTACTGGCTTGCCAATCTCTACCACTCAAACCCTAGTAGGTGCGGTGTTAGGTGTGGGTATGGCACGTGGTATTGCCGCGCTTAACCTCGGTGTAGTACGTAGTATTGTAGTATCTTGGGTAGTAACACTGCCTGCTGGTGCAGCACTATCTATCGTGTTCTACTACATTATGCTGGCTATTTTTAACTAG
- a CDS encoding TIGR04211 family SH3 domain-containing protein, translating into MIVRTLSAAFLSLALAFPAFAQTRYISDDLYVFMHSGPSNQFRIVGSVNAGTKINQVEFNQENKYAKIVLENGREGWVEAKYLNRSPGLAAQLEQVKSQLEKSQTALKQQQQDSGAASAEQAEQIDAQQQQIEQLQLTNDQLNEQLTQISQQNNAIQHELDTKDEAVQMQWFMRGAGVAGIGLILGILLPMIPRRKKRDNQWM; encoded by the coding sequence GTGATTGTCAGAACATTATCTGCTGCTTTTTTATCGCTTGCCCTCGCCTTCCCTGCTTTTGCTCAAACTCGTTACATCTCTGACGACTTATATGTCTTCATGCATTCTGGTCCTAGCAACCAATTTCGAATTGTGGGTAGCGTTAACGCAGGTACTAAGATCAATCAGGTTGAATTCAACCAAGAAAACAAATATGCCAAAATTGTTTTAGAGAATGGCCGCGAAGGCTGGGTAGAAGCTAAATACCTTAATCGCTCTCCAGGCTTAGCTGCTCAATTAGAACAAGTGAAAAGCCAATTAGAAAAAAGCCAAACTGCGCTTAAGCAGCAGCAACAAGACAGCGGCGCAGCCTCTGCCGAACAAGCTGAGCAAATTGATGCCCAGCAACAGCAAATAGAACAACTTCAGCTTACTAACGATCAGTTAAACGAGCAGCTAACACAAATTAGCCAGCAAAATAACGCCATCCAACATGAGTTAGACACCAAAGATGAAGCGGTGCAAATGCAGTGGTTTATGCGAGGCGCAGGTGTAGCGGGTATTGGTTTAATTCTAGGTATATTGCTGCCAATGATCCCTCGTCGCAAAAAGCGCGATAATCAGTGGATGTAA
- a CDS encoding general secretion pathway protein GspB: MSSILDAQRRSQPNEAVALVAPSPVNPVLTAVLSSVLTLSLGAGGFWLWQQSNKDTAPANVEAAVQPVTKELETKPIMRVSRVVEPKLEIELLPLPQLEGLEKVDLLALRQKQFETLLNAPIPQYQAPEPLATPNARSTVLASEPAPVQQSAPAKPSSAEEKGLEQRFAAAVQATNTLSWDAELDPSTYDNAPMVGALDPEVQKLVPAITFNSHVFSSDPNRRYVTLNDKELVEGDFVTKNIELVAIRLDDIVLRVAGNLCRLNALSDWG, from the coding sequence ATGTCCAGTATTTTAGACGCACAGCGCCGTAGTCAGCCAAACGAAGCGGTTGCTTTAGTTGCGCCCTCGCCAGTTAATCCAGTATTAACCGCAGTGCTAAGTTCGGTTCTCACCTTATCTTTAGGCGCTGGCGGTTTTTGGTTGTGGCAGCAATCAAACAAGGATACCGCGCCAGCTAACGTTGAGGCTGCGGTTCAGCCTGTAACTAAAGAGTTAGAAACCAAACCAATAATGCGGGTCTCTCGGGTGGTTGAGCCTAAGTTAGAGATTGAGCTGTTGCCTTTGCCTCAATTAGAAGGGCTAGAAAAGGTTGATTTGCTAGCACTACGCCAAAAGCAGTTTGAAACCTTATTAAATGCACCTATTCCGCAGTATCAAGCGCCAGAGCCACTGGCTACGCCAAACGCCCGCTCTACTGTGCTGGCCAGTGAGCCTGCGCCAGTGCAGCAGTCGGCACCAGCCAAGCCTAGCTCGGCAGAAGAAAAGGGCTTAGAGCAACGCTTTGCTGCGGCTGTGCAAGCAACCAATACCTTAAGCTGGGACGCCGAGCTTGACCCAAGTACCTATGACAATGCCCCCATGGTTGGGGCGCTCGACCCAGAGGTGCAAAAATTGGTACCAGCCATTACCTTTAACTCGCATGTATTTTCGTCAGATCCGAACCGTCGTTATGTCACTCTTAATGATAAAGAGTTGGTAGAAGGCGATTTTGTTACCAAGAACATCGAGTTGGTGGCGATTCGTCTTGATGACATTGTGCTGCGGGTAGCAGGTAACTTATGTCGACTGAATGCTTTGTCAGATTGGGGTTAA
- a CDS encoding ExeA family protein: MYLDYFGLKESPFSIAPNPDFLFMSERHKEALAHLTFGLGETGGFVLLTGEVGTGKTTVSRALLKQVPENTQVALVLNPSLTELELLATVCDELSIEYDRDSFSVKDFGDAIRQRLLENHFQGGNTMLLIDEAQHLSVEVLEQLRLLTNFETDTRKLLRVVLIGQPELQQKLKQPVLRQLAQRITARYHLLPLTVNEVEAYVRHRLMVAGCERPLFAPSVIKQLFKAADGIPRVINLLCDRALLAAYGRDQMQVDKKALNQAIEEVALGEPKSQGFNLNYVLSGALLGCLIVAAWFILQQTPAVEIENQPIAAPVVERPAEIVAVEPAPVLEQSEDDIQAIKQEWQQLRANNSLPARSWQLLLRTWGYDVANAQANCNLVTSLELYCLNLTGGERALREVNLPAVVELEEDGHYFYAVVRHWGPKLELWMGDRAIMVSRSWFGQRWNGEFQVLWKQPPGFTGVLKQGNQGEAVYWLEQSLSLIQGQRPRKTFNFDAQLSRQVQQFQQQNRLSADGIAGVFTLLRLNQQIYVDQPRLQELN; this comes from the coding sequence ATGTATTTGGATTACTTTGGCTTAAAGGAAAGTCCCTTTTCAATAGCGCCAAACCCTGATTTCTTGTTTATGAGCGAGCGTCATAAAGAAGCCTTGGCTCACCTTACCTTTGGTTTGGGCGAGACTGGTGGCTTTGTATTGCTTACTGGTGAGGTTGGTACCGGCAAAACCACGGTGTCGCGCGCCTTGCTTAAACAAGTGCCCGAAAACACCCAAGTGGCCTTGGTGTTAAACCCAAGCCTTACCGAACTAGAGTTGTTAGCCACAGTGTGTGACGAGTTGAGCATAGAATATGACCGTGACTCTTTTAGCGTAAAAGATTTTGGTGATGCTATTCGCCAGCGTTTGTTAGAGAACCACTTCCAAGGCGGCAATACTATGCTGCTGATTGATGAAGCGCAGCACTTGTCGGTAGAAGTCCTCGAACAATTACGGCTATTAACCAATTTTGAAACCGATACGCGCAAGTTATTGCGGGTAGTATTAATTGGCCAACCCGAACTGCAACAAAAGCTTAAGCAACCTGTTTTACGCCAATTGGCTCAGCGTATTACCGCTCGCTATCACTTGCTACCATTAACCGTAAATGAAGTAGAAGCCTACGTGCGCCACCGCTTAATGGTGGCGGGGTGTGAACGCCCTCTATTTGCTCCCTCGGTGATTAAGCAGTTGTTTAAGGCTGCTGACGGTATTCCGCGAGTGATTAACTTGCTATGCGACCGCGCGCTGTTAGCCGCCTACGGCCGCGACCAAATGCAGGTAGACAAAAAAGCGCTTAACCAAGCGATTGAAGAAGTGGCCTTGGGCGAGCCGAAGTCTCAAGGCTTTAACCTTAACTATGTATTGAGTGGTGCTTTATTAGGCTGCTTGATCGTGGCGGCTTGGTTTATCTTGCAGCAAACGCCAGCAGTTGAAATAGAAAACCAGCCGATAGCTGCGCCAGTTGTTGAGCGCCCAGCCGAGATTGTTGCTGTAGAACCTGCTCCAGTGCTGGAACAAAGCGAAGATGACATTCAAGCAATTAAGCAAGAGTGGCAGCAACTACGAGCGAACAACAGCTTGCCAGCGCGCTCTTGGCAATTATTGTTGCGTACTTGGGGTTACGATGTGGCGAATGCGCAAGCAAACTGCAACCTAGTAACAAGCTTAGAACTATATTGTTTAAACCTTACAGGCGGCGAGCGGGCTTTGCGTGAAGTGAACCTTCCCGCTGTAGTTGAGCTAGAGGAAGATGGTCACTATTTTTATGCGGTGGTGCGTCATTGGGGACCTAAATTAGAACTATGGATGGGTGACCGTGCAATTATGGTTAGCCGATCTTGGTTTGGCCAACGTTGGAATGGCGAGTTTCAAGTACTCTGGAAGCAACCCCCAGGCTTTACTGGGGTGCTTAAACAGGGCAACCAAGGCGAAGCAGTTTATTGGCTAGAGCAAAGCTTGTCGTTAATTCAAGGACAGCGTCCACGCAAAACCTTTAATTTTGATGCCCAGTTAAGCCGTCAAGTGCAGCAGTTCCAGCAGCAAAATCGCCTTAGTGCCGATGGCATAGCTGGTGTATTTACTTTATTACGTCTTAACCAACAGATTTACGTTGATCAACCGCGCTTGCAGGAGTTGAACTAA
- a CDS encoding multifunctional CCA addition/repair protein, which translates to METYLVGGAVRDQLLGLQVKDRDHVVVGATPEQMLQLGYSQVGKDFPVFLHPHSQEEYALARTERKQGTGYTGFSCDFSDDIRLEDDLLRRDLTVNAIARAENGELIDPYGGQRDLDAKLLRHVSPAFVEDPLRVLRVARFAARFHHLGFTVADETIELMREIAHSGELASLTPERIWRELEKALGSQSPQVFFAVLREADALAALIPELDDLFGVPASPKWHPEIDTGIHTLMVIEQSAKHGYSNLVRFAALCHDFGKALTPEEKLPSHPGHGPKGVKLIKAFCQRIKVPNEYRDLALLVAEHHITIHSALELRPETVLKLFNRCDAWRKPERFTQILEAGVADIRGRLGFEQNDYPAYNYLLSQLEVANSVNIQAIVQQGYKGEAIREQVHLARLKLIKQEKLRYLQHLEQ; encoded by the coding sequence GTGGAAACCTATTTAGTCGGCGGAGCAGTACGAGATCAACTACTAGGTTTACAAGTAAAAGACCGCGATCACGTTGTGGTTGGCGCCACTCCCGAACAAATGCTGCAACTTGGCTACAGCCAAGTAGGCAAAGATTTCCCAGTATTTTTGCATCCTCACAGCCAAGAAGAATATGCATTGGCGCGCACCGAGCGTAAACAAGGCACAGGCTACACTGGTTTTAGTTGTGATTTTTCCGATGATATTCGCTTAGAAGACGATCTCTTACGACGCGACCTTACCGTAAATGCCATTGCCCGCGCAGAAAATGGTGAGTTAATTGACCCTTACGGTGGCCAACGCGACTTAGATGCGAAGCTACTACGCCATGTATCGCCCGCCTTTGTAGAAGATCCGCTGCGGGTATTACGAGTTGCCCGCTTTGCCGCGCGTTTCCATCACCTAGGATTTACAGTTGCCGATGAAACCATCGAGTTAATGCGAGAAATCGCTCACTCGGGCGAATTAGCCAGCTTAACCCCAGAGCGTATTTGGCGAGAACTAGAAAAAGCGCTTGGCAGCCAATCACCACAAGTATTTTTTGCAGTATTGCGAGAAGCAGACGCACTGGCAGCCTTAATACCAGAACTGGATGATTTGTTTGGTGTACCAGCCAGCCCTAAATGGCACCCAGAAATAGACACCGGTATTCACACCTTAATGGTAATAGAGCAAAGTGCTAAACATGGCTATAGCAACCTAGTGCGCTTTGCAGCTTTGTGCCACGACTTTGGTAAAGCCTTAACCCCTGAAGAAAAGCTACCTTCTCATCCAGGCCACGGGCCTAAGGGGGTAAAGTTAATTAAAGCCTTTTGCCAACGCATCAAAGTACCTAACGAGTACCGAGATTTAGCGCTACTTGTCGCTGAGCATCACATTACCATTCACAGCGCTTTGGAACTTCGTCCCGAAACCGTATTAAAGCTGTTTAACCGCTGCGATGCTTGGCGCAAACCAGAGCGTTTTACCCAAATACTAGAAGCTGGTGTAGCCGATATTCGTGGTCGTTTAGGTTTTGAACAAAACGATTACCCTGCTTACAACTATTTGCTATCGCAGCTCGAGGTAGCCAACAGCGTGAATATTCAAGCCATTGTGCAACAAGGTTATAAAGGTGAAGCGATTCGCGAACAGGTGCACCTAGCGCGGCTTAAGCTGATTAAGCAAGAAAAGCTGCGTTATTTACAGCATCTTGAGCAATAA
- a CDS encoding undecaprenyl-diphosphate phosphatase: MSTFETIFLALIQGLTEFLPISSSAHLILPSQIFGWDDQGIAFDVAVHVGSLFAVLGYFRKEVWAMLKAWLSSFTGNRSPEAVLAWLIILATIPAVLFGGLFKSLIEEYLRSAYVIATTTIVFGALLWWADSQAKLVHDEYKIGWKQALFVGVAQAIAIIPGTSRSGITITAGLMLGLTREAAARFSFLMSIPVIVGACVLMGKDMADNPVDIDWSAMSLGILVSFISAYSCIHLFIKWVNKVGMKPFVIYRMLLGITLFAFLVLS, translated from the coding sequence ATGAGTACATTTGAGACCATTTTTTTGGCTTTGATCCAAGGTTTGACCGAGTTTTTACCTATTTCCAGTTCTGCCCATTTAATTTTGCCCTCGCAGATTTTTGGTTGGGATGATCAGGGGATTGCCTTTGATGTAGCGGTGCACGTAGGTAGTTTGTTTGCCGTATTGGGTTACTTTAGAAAAGAAGTATGGGCCATGCTTAAAGCGTGGTTAAGCTCGTTTACTGGTAACCGCAGCCCCGAGGCTGTGCTTGCTTGGTTAATTATCTTAGCCACTATTCCTGCGGTACTGTTTGGCGGCTTGTTTAAATCGTTGATTGAAGAGTACTTGCGCTCTGCGTATGTGATTGCAACTACCACCATCGTATTTGGTGCTTTGTTATGGTGGGCCGATTCGCAAGCTAAGTTAGTGCACGACGAGTACAAAATTGGCTGGAAACAAGCGCTGTTTGTGGGTGTTGCACAAGCGATAGCGATTATTCCTGGTACTTCGCGGAGTGGTATAACAATTACAGCAGGCTTAATGTTGGGCTTAACCCGTGAAGCCGCGGCGCGTTTTTCATTTTTAATGTCTATACCGGTAATTGTTGGCGCTTGTGTTCTTATGGGCAAAGATATGGCTGATAATCCGGTGGATATCGATTGGTCGGCTATGTCGCTGGGTATATTGGTGTCGTTTATCAGTGCTTATTCTTGTATTCACTTGTTTATTAAGTGGGTTAACAAGGTAGGTATGAAGCCGTTTGTTATCTACCGCATGCTACTGGGAATTACTTTGTTTGCCTTTTTAGTCTTAAGTTAA
- the folK gene encoding 2-amino-4-hydroxy-6-hydroxymethyldihydropteridine diphosphokinase, translating into MADIFVGIGSNIEREQYIQQGVAALRAQFGELTLSPVYESPALGFDGPEFYNLVAKFTSPLSLQAVFEAIKRIEFEHGRAMDAQKYSSRTLDIDILLYNHLVVDSPCVLPRAEISKSAFVLKPLADIAGELVHPTLHQTYTQLWQDFDHSSQVLTLVESFNF; encoded by the coding sequence ATGGCCGATATTTTTGTAGGCATTGGCAGTAACATTGAACGTGAGCAATACATCCAACAAGGAGTGGCTGCATTACGCGCACAATTTGGCGAGTTAACTTTAAGCCCAGTTTATGAAAGCCCAGCCTTGGGTTTTGATGGGCCCGAGTTCTACAATTTGGTGGCTAAATTTACTAGCCCTTTATCCTTACAAGCGGTGTTTGAAGCGATTAAACGGATAGAATTTGAACACGGGCGGGCAATGGATGCGCAAAAGTACTCGTCACGCACCTTAGATATCGATATTCTTTTATATAACCACTTAGTGGTAGATTCACCCTGTGTATTACCCAGAGCCGAGATAAGTAAAAGTGCTTTTGTATTAAAGCCGCTGGCAGATATTGCTGGCGAGTTGGTACATCCAACGCTTCATCAAACTTACACGCAACTATGGCAAGATTTTGATCATAGTAGCCAAGTGCTCACTCTTGTAGAGAGTTTCAACTTTTAA